A genomic segment from Gilvibacter sp. SZ-19 encodes:
- a CDS encoding cupin domain-containing protein, whose amino-acid sequence MTFGDFSAIKPIEIAPGYHARFIHTDTHTFSYVEIEPGKPIPMHSHPHEQISLVQEGEFELTVGDETRVCAPNVPVLIQGDVVHGGRSITACKILDIFTPVREDYRKLSEQ is encoded by the coding sequence ATGACCTTCGGAGACTTTAGTGCTATTAAACCTATTGAGATAGCACCGGGCTATCACGCTAGATTTATTCATACCGACACGCATACTTTCAGTTATGTGGAGATTGAACCCGGAAAACCGATCCCGATGCATTCGCATCCGCATGAACAAATATCTTTAGTTCAAGAAGGCGAATTTGAACTCACCGTTGGAGACGAAACACGCGTGTGCGCGCCCAACGTTCCAGTCTTAATTCAAGGCGATGTGGTCCACGGAGGACGCTCTATCACCGCCTGCAAGATCTTGGATATCTTCACACCGGTAAGGGAAGATTACCGAAAACTATCGGAGCAGTAA
- a CDS encoding PLP-dependent transferase — MSKQRILAYLSAVIQNMPEDWLQLTTHRLDIYDESQAKVEFLEAFDALYQSADLTTDKLAHLPTAYDYIRLGHPLSSVLEWAIARLHGLAPTQVISFSSAVAPIMAVLRTNLLQEKQTRILYSDPLPHFFDAAALKRVYGFDFDLVKAEDNTPISPYAGSTIFVSKSKDLAALKIQSGIDFLVNIDDELGSIVVVNRQQYEQYVSDIQHFRRRETIAMTPADCLTALKELTGASGNRNEHAGSEHKSKVLATIREITGAKTEALVASSGLSMQYAIMMGLIDDALKMHPDKQIKVLIPPNCYGGTNDQARRVAASLDRVEIVDLPVDAGNDMVSSIDSLLADMAQLDAVPYIIAEIPTNPRVEVPDLEALRKALSKARFTPEGKQAVAPVFILDQTFCPNYPFLGAEDVLAEVKAIAYVSGSKFPSGGRCTAGYAVANDKAAALMKPIGRHLELCDNEATGLQYQILAEQMPSMLDRISGAYKNTRAFVDHIEKVLPEAKINFVSQELAAHGFTPSVFSLDLPTQGETEAQREAYKRALNLKLINLMISKIPEQSKYCVSYGQLKGCYWTIPATSTQGTTKEGDKDYIVRVAVAPEFDLQKHKEVFTLFVAGLQ; from the coding sequence ATGAGTAAACAACGAATATTAGCATATCTCTCCGCAGTAATACAAAACATGCCCGAGGATTGGTTGCAATTAACCACCCACCGTCTGGACATTTATGATGAAAGCCAGGCCAAAGTTGAGTTTTTAGAGGCTTTTGATGCGCTCTATCAAAGCGCAGATCTCACTACCGATAAACTGGCCCACTTACCCACGGCCTACGACTATATTAGGCTTGGGCATCCACTGTCTTCGGTTTTGGAATGGGCCATAGCTAGACTGCATGGACTCGCACCAACTCAGGTGATCAGTTTTTCTTCTGCGGTGGCTCCAATTATGGCTGTGTTGAGAACAAATCTGCTTCAAGAGAAGCAAACACGAATCCTATATTCGGACCCATTACCTCATTTTTTTGATGCTGCTGCGCTCAAGAGGGTTTATGGGTTTGACTTTGATCTGGTAAAAGCCGAGGATAATACGCCTATAAGTCCTTATGCTGGTAGTACCATTTTTGTAAGCAAGTCTAAAGATCTAGCTGCCTTGAAGATCCAGTCAGGTATAGACTTTTTAGTGAATATAGACGACGAATTGGGCAGTATTGTTGTTGTAAATCGGCAGCAATATGAGCAGTACGTTTCGGACATTCAACATTTTCGAAGAAGAGAAACCATTGCAATGACTCCAGCCGATTGTTTAACGGCCCTAAAGGAATTAACTGGGGCTTCTGGTAATCGAAATGAGCATGCAGGCAGTGAACATAAATCCAAAGTTTTAGCAACTATCAGAGAGATAACGGGAGCTAAAACAGAAGCCTTGGTGGCTTCAAGCGGCTTATCAATGCAGTACGCTATTATGATGGGCCTTATTGACGATGCGCTTAAAATGCATCCAGACAAACAGATCAAAGTGCTGATTCCGCCCAACTGCTACGGAGGCACAAACGACCAAGCCAGGCGAGTGGCAGCTAGTCTAGATCGCGTTGAAATTGTGGATCTCCCAGTCGACGCCGGAAACGATATGGTAAGTAGTATCGATTCTCTTTTGGCAGATATGGCACAATTGGATGCTGTGCCCTATATTATTGCCGAGATCCCTACCAATCCGCGCGTTGAGGTGCCAGATCTGGAAGCTCTAAGAAAGGCCTTGTCGAAAGCTCGTTTCACACCAGAGGGTAAGCAGGCCGTGGCACCAGTATTTATTTTAGACCAGACCTTTTGTCCTAACTATCCGTTTTTAGGAGCAGAAGATGTGCTCGCTGAGGTAAAAGCAATTGCCTATGTGAGTGGTTCAAAGTTTCCAAGCGGTGGGCGTTGCACGGCAGGTTATGCTGTGGCCAACGATAAAGCTGCTGCTTTAATGAAGCCCATAGGGCGACACTTAGAATTATGTGACAATGAGGCGACAGGGCTTCAGTATCAGATTTTAGCAGAACAAATGCCTTCTATGCTCGATCGCATTAGTGGAGCTTATAAAAATACCCGTGCCTTTGTAGATCATATAGAGAAAGTGCTGCCTGAGGCTAAGATCAATTTTGTCTCTCAGGAATTGGCGGCTCATGGATTTACTCCCTCGGTGTTCTCTTTGGATCTGCCAACCCAAGGCGAGACCGAAGCCCAGCGGGAAGCTTATAAAAGAGCCTTGAACTTAAAGCTCATCAATCTAATGATCAGTAAGATCCCAGAACAGAGCAAATACTGTGTGAGTTACGGGCAATTAAAAGGTTGTTATTGGACCATCCCCGCTACCTCTACCCAGGGTACTACCAAAGAAGGCGATAAGGATTATATTGTTCGGGTCGCTGTTGCTCCGGAGTTTGATTTACAGAAGCATAAAGAGGTTTTTACTCTTTTTGTAGCGGGTTTGCAATAA
- the pruA gene encoding L-glutamate gamma-semialdehyde dehydrogenase, with the protein MGKGFYEVPVAVNEPVKDYAPGSPERKAVLEAYKELYNANIDVPMYINGQEVRTGDTATMSPPHEHQHSLGTYHRATQANVQSAIDGALEARKAWSQMPWEQRAGIFLRAAELIAGPYRAKINAATMLAQSKTIYQAEIDSACELIDFLRFNVQFMTEIYAEQPESTSGAWNRLEYRPLEGFIYAITPFNFTAIAGNLPASAALMGNVVLWKPSDSQIFSAKVIIDVFREAGVPDGVINVVYGDPVMITNTVLESPDFSGLHFTGSTHVFKSLWKQIGENIFKYKTYPRIVGETGGKDFIVAHKSANSKQVSTAISRGAFEFQGQKCSAASRCYIPQSLWPAVKEEVIADVKSFKIGSPEDMSNFITAVIHEGSFDKLASYIDAAKADADAEIIVGGNYDKSKGYFIEPTVIVTSNPKYTTMCTELFGPVVTIFVYEDDAWEETLHLVDETGEYALTGAVFSEDRYALDQAVKILENAAGNFYINDKPTGAVVGQQPFGGARGSGTNDKAGSKLNLYRWISPRMVKETFVSPTDYRYPFLG; encoded by the coding sequence ATGGGAAAAGGATTCTACGAAGTACCGGTAGCCGTTAACGAACCGGTTAAGGACTACGCTCCCGGCTCACCAGAACGCAAAGCCGTTCTTGAAGCTTATAAAGAATTATACAATGCCAATATCGATGTGCCTATGTACATCAATGGCCAGGAAGTGCGTACAGGTGACACGGCAACCATGTCTCCTCCGCACGAACACCAACACAGCTTAGGGACTTATCACCGAGCGACTCAAGCCAATGTACAATCGGCTATAGATGGTGCTCTAGAGGCCCGTAAAGCTTGGTCACAAATGCCTTGGGAGCAACGTGCAGGTATCTTTTTACGCGCTGCGGAGCTTATTGCAGGACCTTACCGCGCCAAGATCAACGCCGCAACCATGTTGGCACAGTCCAAGACCATTTATCAGGCAGAGATCGATTCTGCTTGCGAACTGATCGACTTCTTACGCTTCAATGTGCAGTTTATGACAGAGATCTATGCGGAGCAGCCAGAATCTACATCTGGAGCTTGGAACCGTTTGGAATACCGTCCGCTAGAAGGATTCATTTACGCCATTACGCCGTTCAACTTTACAGCCATTGCCGGAAACTTGCCTGCCAGCGCAGCGCTGATGGGGAACGTAGTGCTTTGGAAGCCTTCTGACAGTCAGATCTTCTCTGCAAAGGTTATAATTGATGTGTTTAGAGAAGCTGGAGTTCCTGACGGCGTTATCAACGTGGTTTACGGAGATCCGGTAATGATCACCAACACCGTATTGGAAAGCCCGGATTTTAGCGGCTTGCACTTTACAGGATCTACCCATGTGTTCAAAAGCCTGTGGAAGCAGATCGGAGAGAATATCTTTAAGTACAAGACCTATCCACGTATAGTGGGAGAGACAGGAGGAAAAGACTTTATTGTGGCGCACAAATCTGCCAATTCAAAACAAGTGAGCACGGCTATAAGTCGTGGTGCTTTTGAATTCCAAGGCCAAAAATGTAGTGCAGCCAGCCGTTGCTATATTCCGCAGAGCCTGTGGCCAGCTGTAAAAGAAGAAGTGATCGCCGATGTGAAGTCCTTTAAAATAGGATCTCCAGAAGACATGAGTAACTTCATTACTGCCGTGATCCACGAAGGTTCTTTTGATAAACTTGCCTCCTATATCGACGCTGCAAAAGCAGACGCAGATGCCGAGATCATTGTGGGAGGAAACTACGATAAATCCAAAGGATACTTTATTGAACCAACCGTTATCGTTACCTCAAATCCAAAATACACCACCATGTGTACGGAGCTATTCGGACCGGTAGTGACCATCTTTGTTTATGAGGATGATGCCTGGGAAGAAACCCTACATTTGGTTGATGAAACTGGAGAATACGCCCTAACTGGCGCCGTATTCTCAGAAGATCGCTATGCTTTAGATCAAGCAGTCAAGATCTTAGAGAATGCCGCAGGTAATTTCTACATCAACGACAAACCAACAGGAGCTGTTGTAGGACAGCAACCTTTTGGAGGTGCTCGCGGAAGTGGAACCAATGACAAGGCAGGAAGCAAACTCAACCTTTACCGCTGGATCTCTCCACGCATGGTAAAAGAGACCTTTGTTTCTCCAACAGACTATCGTTATCCTTTCTTAGGATAA
- the rsmG gene encoding 16S rRNA (guanine(527)-N(7))-methyltransferase RsmG produces MTDYSLHFPMLSEQQLEQLNALQSLYEHWNAQINVVSRKDIDELSVRHVLHSLAIAKVQPFKSGSRILDVGTGGGFPGIPLAIVFPEVEFILVDSIQKKIKVVNEVAKALELGNVTAKAMRAEQVEGQFDFIVSRAVTRMERFVPWVKNKVKKHSDHELANGILYLKGGDLTEELAPYPKATVHSIADFYQDPFFETKAVVHLPL; encoded by the coding sequence ATGACAGATTATAGCCTTCATTTTCCGATGCTTTCTGAGCAACAGCTCGAGCAGTTAAATGCACTGCAATCTCTTTATGAGCATTGGAACGCACAGATCAATGTTGTTTCTAGAAAGGACATCGACGAACTGTCTGTGCGTCATGTGTTGCACAGTTTGGCCATAGCAAAGGTCCAGCCTTTTAAGTCGGGCTCACGGATACTGGATGTAGGCACCGGAGGCGGATTTCCCGGCATACCCCTAGCGATCGTGTTTCCTGAGGTTGAGTTTATCTTGGTAGACAGTATTCAAAAGAAGATCAAAGTGGTCAATGAGGTAGCCAAAGCCTTGGAGCTCGGAAATGTAACTGCCAAAGCCATGCGTGCCGAGCAGGTGGAAGGGCAATTCGATTTTATTGTAAGCCGTGCAGTTACACGTATGGAACGCTTTGTTCCCTGGGTAAAGAACAAGGTGAAAAAACATTCCGATCACGAGCTGGCTAATGGGATCTTATACCTTAAAGGAGGCGACCTGACAGAAGAACTCGCTCCCTATCCCAAAGCGACTGTTCATTCGATAGCGGATTTCTATCAAGATCCGTTCTTTGAGACTAAGGCTGTTGTGCATCTACCGCTATAA
- the apaG gene encoding Co2+/Mg2+ efflux protein ApaG produces the protein MVEQITQGIKVAVRSKYEGAYIRNYKMQFAFTYQVSISNHSKDVVQLTHRKWFIFDALNHPETVYGEGVIGEKPIIQPGQTHTYSSGCLLSGPIGAMQGSYEMVNFSNARSFQVTIPRFELSAPFAVN, from the coding sequence ATGGTAGAACAAATAACACAAGGCATTAAAGTTGCGGTACGCTCCAAGTACGAAGGGGCTTATATCCGCAATTACAAGATGCAGTTCGCATTTACCTACCAGGTCAGCATAAGCAACCACAGTAAAGACGTGGTGCAGCTCACCCACCGCAAATGGTTCATTTTTGACGCACTCAACCATCCGGAAACGGTTTATGGAGAAGGAGTCATTGGTGAAAAACCCATTATCCAACCCGGGCAAACCCATACTTATAGTTCTGGCTGCTTATTGTCCGGCCCTATTGGAGCCATGCAAGGCAGTTACGAAATGGTCAATTTTTCTAACGCCCGTTCTTTTCAGGTAACTATTCCGCGCTTTGAATTAAGCGCTCCCTTTGCTGTAAATTAA
- a CDS encoding DUF6695 family protein: protein MSEHKQDGKLIAMAFPDTFVRMSSELLCRFLPLVGLGTRSHIKAGHAALVLVENATGKAHYYDFGRYVTPEGHGRVRGANTDAELEIPFLAQLDQNANLKNAEELLLWLEAHPEKTHGEGRLLASVCDKIDYRKAKAYIDQLQGRGSIPYGAFVKTGSNCSRFVTETLLASTQDPKIIKRLNRNKKFTPSTVGNVEQAATESAVYQIHQGQIEKFNGTAFKENLRNYFDKKHKGSAVIEPLEAPHENAQLLTGTGSSAWFDLQGGPLRRQYVINRYNEKKVQDFSGVFTANADLDLNAAYRFDYDSHCEKCTVIQGDRQITLAVHSRLSF from the coding sequence ATGAGTGAGCACAAACAAGACGGAAAATTGATTGCTATGGCCTTTCCGGACACCTTTGTCCGAATGAGCAGCGAGTTGTTGTGCCGTTTTTTACCCTTGGTAGGTCTGGGAACACGCTCGCACATTAAAGCCGGGCATGCGGCCTTGGTCTTGGTAGAGAATGCCACGGGGAAAGCCCATTACTACGACTTTGGGCGCTATGTCACTCCAGAAGGGCACGGACGTGTTCGCGGCGCCAATACCGATGCCGAATTGGAGATTCCGTTTTTGGCCCAGTTGGACCAGAATGCCAATTTAAAGAATGCCGAAGAACTATTACTCTGGCTAGAAGCCCATCCGGAGAAAACCCACGGAGAAGGTCGTTTGTTGGCTTCTGTATGCGATAAGATAGACTATAGAAAAGCAAAGGCTTATATAGATCAATTACAAGGGCGCGGTAGCATTCCTTATGGTGCCTTTGTTAAAACGGGGAGTAATTGCTCCCGATTTGTGACAGAGACCTTGTTGGCCTCAACGCAGGACCCGAAGATCATCAAACGCTTGAATCGCAATAAGAAATTCACGCCGAGTACTGTGGGTAATGTGGAGCAAGCCGCTACCGAATCCGCAGTATACCAAATTCACCAAGGTCAAATTGAGAAGTTCAACGGTACAGCCTTTAAAGAGAACTTAAGGAATTACTTCGATAAGAAACACAAGGGCTCCGCAGTAATTGAGCCGCTAGAAGCGCCGCATGAAAATGCACAACTGCTCACCGGGACTGGCAGTAGTGCTTGGTTCGATCTACAAGGAGGCCCGTTGCGTAGGCAATATGTTATAAACCGCTACAACGAAAAAAAGGTTCAAGATTTTTCTGGTGTCTTTACAGCCAATGCCGATCTGGATCTGAATGCCGCGTACCGATTCGATTACGATTCGCATTGCGAAAAATGTACAGTAATTCAGGGCGATCGCCAGATAACCTTAGCGGTGCACAGCCGACTCAGCTTTTAA
- a CDS encoding pyridoxal phosphate-dependent aminotransferase — protein sequence MQQRLSDRVNQMATSATLAMAAKARELREAGKDIIGLSLGEPDFTVPEFVKEAAIQAVKDDYHSYTPVDGYGELKQAIITKFERDNGLHYNPAQIVVSTGAKQSLSNLAMVLLNPGDEVLLPAPYWVSYSDISKLAGGVPVVIPSTIETDFKVTPEALEAAITPKTRMMIYSSPCNPSGSVYSKEELRALADVLAKYPDIIVISDEIYEHINFVGQHTSMASFEDMYDRTVVVNGVSKAFSMTGWRIGYIGAPEWIARACNKMQGQVTSGANCIAQRATIDALTNNPDKIQYMIDAFKERRQLVLELVNDIPGFKANEPEGAFYVFPDISAYFGKTLNGKTIENATDFSLFLLEEANVATVTGVAFGDPNCIRISYAASEQDIREALRRIKEAVS from the coding sequence ATGCAACAAAGACTATCGGACAGAGTAAACCAAATGGCAACCTCTGCCACCTTGGCCATGGCGGCAAAGGCCCGTGAACTCAGAGAAGCTGGAAAAGATATTATTGGTTTGAGTTTAGGAGAACCTGATTTTACGGTTCCCGAGTTTGTCAAAGAAGCTGCGATCCAAGCAGTGAAGGACGACTACCACTCCTACACTCCAGTGGACGGCTACGGCGAGCTTAAGCAGGCCATCATTACCAAGTTCGAGCGAGACAACGGCTTACATTACAATCCGGCGCAGATCGTAGTATCTACAGGAGCGAAACAATCGCTATCTAATTTGGCCATGGTACTGCTCAATCCCGGAGATGAAGTCTTATTGCCAGCACCGTATTGGGTTTCTTACAGTGACATCAGCAAATTGGCTGGTGGAGTTCCTGTGGTTATTCCATCGACCATAGAAACAGATTTTAAAGTAACTCCAGAAGCTTTAGAGGCTGCGATCACTCCAAAAACACGAATGATGATCTACAGCAGCCCTTGTAACCCAAGTGGCTCTGTTTATTCCAAAGAAGAGCTTCGCGCCCTAGCAGATGTATTGGCAAAGTATCCGGACATTATTGTAATTAGCGACGAAATTTACGAGCATATCAATTTTGTTGGCCAGCACACCTCTATGGCTAGTTTTGAAGACATGTACGACCGCACTGTAGTTGTGAACGGCGTGTCTAAAGCCTTCTCTATGACGGGTTGGCGTATTGGTTATATCGGTGCTCCAGAATGGATCGCCCGCGCCTGTAACAAAATGCAAGGCCAGGTCACCAGTGGCGCTAACTGTATTGCACAGCGCGCAACTATAGATGCCTTGACCAACAACCCAGATAAGATCCAATACATGATAGACGCCTTTAAAGAGCGTCGTCAATTGGTTTTGGAATTGGTGAACGATATTCCTGGTTTTAAAGCCAACGAGCCAGAAGGCGCTTTTTATGTATTCCCAGACATTTCGGCTTACTTTGGTAAGACCTTGAACGGAAAGACCATTGAAAACGCTACAGACTTCTCGCTTTTCTTATTAGAAGAAGCCAATGTAGCAACTGTAACTGGCGTTGCCTTTGGAGACCCGAATTGTATTCGTATTTCTTATGCTGCTTCGGAGCAAGATATCCGAGAAGCCTTAAGACGTATTAAAGAAGCGGTTTCTTAA
- a CDS encoding acyl-CoA desaturase: MNTNQVTFSRVDSAKFFRTLNKRVNAYFKENNIARTGNWKLHLKTVIMFSLYLTPYFLLLTLDFPTWAQLLFTILMGIGMAGVGMNVMHDANHGSYSSKKWVNKLLGSSIYILAGNVYNWQVQHNVLHHTYTNIHGHDEDMEAGRILRFSKHAKWHKHHRFQHYYSVFLYGLLTFNWMLTADFMQTKRYLARGLSYGKFPGKFKQWSNLVITKVIYVSIWIVLPIIFMNIAWWKILLGFFIMHYVAGLILSIIFQLAHIVEDTDMPLPDETGNMKNTWAIHQLFTTVNFGTKNRIINWFSGGLNHQVEHHIFPNISHIHYNDIAKIVKQTAQEFNLPYFEYKTTRKALIAHFRHLKEMGMKPSYSV; the protein is encoded by the coding sequence TTGAATACGAATCAAGTCACCTTCTCCAGAGTCGATTCAGCGAAATTCTTTCGAACCCTTAACAAGCGTGTAAACGCCTATTTCAAAGAGAACAATATTGCTCGCACAGGTAATTGGAAATTACACCTGAAAACAGTGATCATGTTCTCGCTGTATCTGACTCCATACTTTTTACTACTCACCCTGGATTTCCCCACCTGGGCACAATTGTTATTCACCATCCTAATGGGGATCGGCATGGCCGGGGTTGGAATGAATGTAATGCACGATGCTAACCACGGATCCTATTCGTCTAAAAAGTGGGTCAACAAATTGCTGGGAAGCAGCATTTACATTTTGGCAGGAAACGTTTATAACTGGCAGGTACAACACAATGTATTGCACCACACCTACACCAATATTCACGGGCATGACGAAGACATGGAAGCCGGACGCATCTTGCGCTTCTCCAAGCATGCCAAGTGGCATAAGCACCACAGGTTTCAGCATTATTACAGTGTTTTCCTGTACGGACTTTTAACTTTTAACTGGATGCTTACTGCGGATTTTATGCAGACCAAGCGCTACCTAGCTCGCGGATTATCTTACGGAAAGTTCCCTGGAAAATTCAAACAATGGAGTAATCTGGTTATCACCAAAGTGATCTACGTATCTATCTGGATCGTATTGCCGATCATCTTTATGAATATTGCTTGGTGGAAGATCTTACTCGGGTTCTTTATCATGCACTATGTTGCCGGACTCATTTTGAGTATCATTTTCCAGTTGGCACATATTGTAGAAGACACCGATATGCCACTGCCGGATGAGACCGGGAACATGAAGAACACTTGGGCTATTCACCAATTGTTCACCACAGTGAACTTTGGCACCAAGAATAGAATCATCAACTGGTTCTCCGGAGGTTTGAACCATCAGGTAGAGCATCATATCTTCCCGAACATCAGTCATATCCATTACAACGATATTGCGAAGATCGTAAAGCAAACGGCTCAGGAATTCAACCTGCCTTATTTTGAATACAAAACAACGCGTAAAGCGCTCATTGCTCACTTTAGACATTTAAAAGAAATGGGCATGAAACCATCATATTCGGTTTAA
- a CDS encoding NRDE family protein: MCTLTFIPRSASDFSLVSNRDESPKRETLLPAVYNLDGVACIYPKDVLAGGSWIGLTALNRTVCLLNGGFERHPMGTYGRSRGLLVLDLLKADNAKELLQSEDLEGVEPFTVVVVDWADELSLLECVWDGNQKHITELPIAPRIWTSRQLYTAEVAAKREAWFAEFLKGNSTDLRSQLYFHHTAGDGDPQNDIVMNRGFVRTKSMSSVAKIGAKIQFRYQELPEGAITHHYL, translated from the coding sequence ATGTGTACCCTAACTTTTATTCCGCGTTCTGCTTCGGATTTTAGCCTGGTCTCCAACAGAGATGAATCGCCCAAACGCGAGACGCTTTTACCAGCCGTATACAACTTGGATGGAGTTGCTTGTATTTACCCTAAAGATGTTTTGGCCGGCGGGTCATGGATAGGTCTTACTGCCTTAAATAGGACTGTTTGTTTGCTCAACGGAGGTTTTGAAAGACATCCTATGGGAACTTACGGGCGTAGCCGTGGTTTATTGGTTTTAGACCTATTAAAAGCAGACAATGCCAAAGAGCTGCTGCAGTCCGAAGACCTTGAAGGCGTGGAGCCTTTTACCGTAGTGGTGGTAGATTGGGCCGACGAACTTTCCTTGTTAGAATGCGTCTGGGACGGCAATCAAAAACACATAACAGAGCTGCCTATAGCTCCTCGGATTTGGACCTCACGGCAGTTGTATACTGCGGAGGTAGCCGCGAAGCGCGAAGCTTGGTTTGCCGAATTTCTAAAAGGAAATTCTACCGATCTGAGATCGCAATTGTATTTTCATCATACCGCCGGAGATGGCGATCCGCAGAACGATATTGTAATGAATCGCGGTTTTGTTCGAACTAAAAGCATGAGCAGTGTAGCCAAAATTGGAGCAAAGATCCAGTTCAGATATCAGGAACTGCCAGAAGGCGCTATTACCCATCACTATTTGTAG
- a CDS encoding DUF3667 domain-containing protein, translating into MQPSDENPKDDLNKDDQTNTFNETDKLPAVREPESEDDRLDFETEADELLDQYAKPTNYTGRKNEKYRATECLNCGHPLQLTDVYCSYCAQMNSTKKLSVGDFFEELFSSIINYDSRFRTSIKTLLFKPGVMSREFINGKRMKYVNPFRFYLSISILFFILLGLIANFDEINFDNDELIEKQLENGIGKVTVDGVPVANLAELDSIIKAKDNRNLSLDSLLKRRKFKRDSVKSTKTYKDRYRTEQGYDTLSFFNAMYERGKLYADFNQETGINNPRVGLDSLKHVDNSYHRWVYRKAIDAETMSKEPGKIIEYFFTQLPFVIFFFIPIFALFVWLIYIRRKYTYTDHMVFLFHTQTMFFVLYGLAMLVDLIIGAFKPEYDSGLAAGIATLLFLFYLYKAMRNFYKQGRIKTIVKFLILNWVFFILASFGAFVAFAISFATY; encoded by the coding sequence ATGCAGCCATCTGACGAGAATCCAAAGGACGATCTGAACAAGGACGATCAAACTAACACGTTTAACGAGACAGATAAATTACCTGCCGTTCGCGAGCCCGAATCGGAAGATGATCGTTTGGATTTTGAAACGGAGGCCGATGAACTCCTCGACCAGTACGCCAAACCCACCAATTACACAGGCCGCAAAAACGAAAAATACAGAGCCACAGAATGTCTGAACTGTGGGCATCCGCTACAACTCACCGATGTGTATTGTTCGTATTGCGCTCAAATGAACAGCACCAAAAAGTTAAGCGTAGGCGATTTCTTTGAAGAGCTTTTTTCTAGTATCATCAATTATGATTCCCGCTTCCGCACGTCTATAAAAACCTTGCTGTTCAAGCCCGGAGTAATGTCTAGAGAGTTTATCAATGGCAAGCGGATGAAGTATGTGAACCCATTCCGCTTTTATTTGAGCATCTCCATTTTGTTTTTTATCCTTTTGGGATTGATCGCCAACTTTGACGAAATTAATTTTGACAATGATGAGCTGATCGAAAAACAATTGGAGAACGGCATAGGTAAAGTAACTGTAGATGGCGTTCCAGTGGCCAATTTGGCCGAGCTCGATTCTATAATCAAAGCCAAAGACAACCGAAACCTTTCTCTGGACTCGTTACTTAAACGACGTAAGTTCAAACGAGACAGTGTCAAATCCACGAAGACCTATAAAGACCGCTACAGAACAGAGCAAGGCTACGATACTTTGTCTTTTTTCAATGCCATGTACGAGCGCGGGAAACTCTATGCAGACTTTAACCAAGAGACAGGGATCAATAATCCCAGAGTGGGCCTAGACAGTTTAAAACACGTAGACAACTCCTACCACCGCTGGGTCTATCGCAAAGCTATTGACGCAGAGACCATGAGCAAAGAACCGGGAAAGATCATCGAGTATTTCTTTACGCAATTGCCCTTTGTGATCTTTTTCTTCATCCCGATCTTCGCTTTGTTTGTTTGGCTGATCTACATCCGCAGAAAATACACCTATACCGACCACATGGTCTTTCTATTCCACACCCAGACCATGTTCTTTGTACTCTACGGGCTGGCTATGTTGGTCGATTTAATCATAGGGGCCTTTAAACCAGAGTACGACTCTGGTTTGGCAGCAGGAATTGCCACTTTGTTATTCTTGTTCTATCTCTACAAGGCCATGCGTAACTTCTACAAGCAGGGAAGAATTAAAACTATTGTTAAATTTCTGATTCTGAACTGGGTATTCTTTATTTTAGCATCGTTCGGAGCCTTCGTGGCCTTTGCCATAAGCTTCGCGACCTATTAA